In Malus sylvestris chromosome 15, drMalSylv7.2, whole genome shotgun sequence, a single genomic region encodes these proteins:
- the LOC126601568 gene encoding protein IQ-domain 26-like: MGRATRWLKGLFGIKTKDKYQKPNSTSGDFKHKKGSSFGREDAAATLLCHNPATIPPNISPSEAAWLRSYYTETEQEQNKHAIAVAAATAAAADAAVAAANAAVEVVRLTSHGRGTMFGGGRERWAAVKVQTCFRGYLARKALRALKGLVKLQALVRGYLVRKQATATLKSMQALIRAQATVRSHKNRRLFGIESNNRFEIRARKSMERFDDSRSEQTAPSHSRRLSASKLGDSNFNNTDENPKIVEVDTGSRPKSRSRRTNTCSASEFSDDPTYQQALSSPILCRGTPARLSIPDSRNYQDSDWGLSVEECRMISTAQSTPRFMNSCGGGANSNATGTPSKSVCNENCFRGYAPNYMASTRSFKAKLRSHSAPKQRPEPGPKKRLSLNEMLESRNSLSGVRMQRSCSQVKDAIVFKNAVIGKLERSSGFW, from the exons ATGGGCAGAGCAACAAGGTGGCTCAAAGGCTTGTTTGGAATAAAGACCAAAGACAAATACCAAAAACCAAATTCAACTTCCGGCGACTTCAAACACAAGAAAGGCTCCAGCTTTGGCAGAGAGGATGCAGCTGCAACCCTACTCTGTCACAACCCCGCCACCATTCCACCCAACATTTCCCCTTCCGAGGCGGCCTGGCTGAGATCCTACTACACAGAAACAGAGCAGGAGCAGAACAAGCACGCAATTGCCGTGGCAGCCGCAACGGCTGCTGCTGCAGACGCCGCGGTTGCAGCTGCAAACGCGGCCGTTGAGGTCGTCCGCCTTACAAGTCACGGCAGAGGTACCATGTTCGGTGGCGGTAGAGAGAGATGGGCCGCTGTCAAAGTTCAAACTTGTTTCAGAGGCTATTTG GCTAGAAAAGCTCTGAGAGCTCTGaaaggattggtgaagttgcagGCATTAGTGAGAGGCTACTTAGTGAGGAAGCAGGCGACTGCAACTCTCAAAAGTATGCAAGCTCTGATTCGAGCTCAAGCAACTGTTCGTTCTCATAAAAATCGGAGACTCTTCGGCATTGAATCGAACAACAGATTTGAAATCCGTGCACGAAAATCCATG GAGAGATTTGATGACAGCAGGAGTGAGCAGACAGCTCCATCTCACAGCAGAAGGCTCTCTGCTTCTAAATTGGGAGACAGCAATTTCAACAACACTGACGAAAACCCCAAGATTGTTGAGGTCGATACAGGCAGCAGGCCGAAATCCAGGTCCCGGAGAACAAACACTTGCTCTGCATCTGAATTCTCTGACGACCCGACTTACCAACAAGCATTGTCGTCCCCAATCCTGTGTCGGGGTACTCCTGCCCGGCTATCAATCCCCGACAGCAGGAACTACCAAGATTCCGACTGGGGTCTTTCCGTGGAGGAATGCAGGATGATCTCCACGGCACAGAGCACGCCGCGGTTCATGAATTCGTGCGGCGGAGGGGCTAATAGCAATGCCACCGGCACGCCTTCGAAGAGTGTTTGTAATGAGAACTGTTTTAGAGGATATGCGCCGAATTACATGGCGAGCACTCGGTCGTTCAAGGCGAAGTTGCGGTCGCACTCTGCTCCGAAACAGAGGCCGGAGCCGGGGCCGAAGAAGCGGCTTTCACTCAACGAAATGTTGGAGTCGAGGAATAGTTTGAGTGGGGTTAGGATGCAGAGGTCCTGCTCGCAAGTGAAGGACGCCATTGTTTTCAAAAATGCTGTGATTGGGAAGCTTGAGAGATCCTCTGGATTTTGGTAG
- the LOC126601674 gene encoding probable pectinesterase 53: MSTLFKHIFYVLILLLLLNSTPSQCHSKGLRPGKPDGNVHLTKNLTRAQLSEQQFMKWVKFVGSLKHSVFKAAKNKLFPSFTLHVAKNPNAGHFTKIQAAIDSLPFINLVRVVIKVHAGVYMEKVNIPPLKSFITIEGAGADKTIVQWGDTAQTPSGPKKQPMGTFNSATFAVNSPYFIAKNITFKNTSPVPKPGAIGKQAVAFRISADTASFLGCRFLGAQDTLYDHLGRHYYKDCYIEGSVDFIFGNGLSLFEGCHVHAIAQNIGALTAQGRSSMLEETGFSFVNCKVTGSGALYLGRAWGPFSRVVFAYTYMDNIIIPKGWYNWGDPNREMTVFYGQYKCTGPGARFAGRVSWSRELTKEEAKPFISLTFIDGSEWIKI; this comes from the exons ATGTCAACATTATTCAAACACATTTTCTatgttcttattcttcttctcctcctcaatTCAACCCCATCACAATGCCATTCCAAGGGACTCCGACCGGGGAAGCCAGACGGAAACGTGCACTTAACGAAGAACCTGACTCGAGCCCAATTATCAGAACAGCAATTCATGAAGTGGGTTAAGTTTGTTGGAAGCCTCAAACACTCtgttttcaaagcagcaaagaACAAGCTGTTTCcttctttcactttgcatgtggccAAGAACCCTAATGCAGGACACTTCACAAAAATCCAAGCCGCCATTGATTCTCTCCCCTTCATCAATCTCGTGAGAGTAGTCATCAAAGTACATGCAGGAGTATACAT GGAGAAGGTAAATATACCTCCACTGAAATCATTTATAACCATAGAAGGAGCAGGGGCAGATAAAACCATTGTTCAATGGGGAGACACAGCTCAAACACCATCTGGTCCAAAAAAACAACCGATGGGGACTTTCAATTCTGCAACTTTTGCTGTGAATTCCCCTTATTTCATTGCCAAAAACATTACATTCAAG AACACTTCACCCGTCCCTAAACCTGGAGCAATTGGGAAGCAGGCAGTGGCATTTAGAATATCAGCAGATACAGCATCCTTCTTGGGGTGTAGATTTTTGGGGGCACAAGACACACTTTATGATCATTTGGGAAGGCATTATTACAAGGATTGCTACATTGAAGGTTCTGTGGATTTCATCTTTGGAAATGGACTCTCCCTATTTGAG GGATGTCACGTGCATGCAATAGCACAGAACATAGGAGCACTCACGGCGCAAGGCAGAAGCAGTATGTTGGAGGAAACGGGCTTCTCATTTGTAAACTGTAAGGTCACGGGTTCAGGAGCTCTCTATCTTGGTAGGGCTTGGGGTCCCTTTTCGAGGGTGGTCTTTGCGTACACATATATGGACAACATTATCATCCCTAAAGGCTGGTACAACTGGGGTGACCCTAATCGTGAAat GACTGTGTTTTATGGGCAATACAAGTGCACAGGACCAGGAGCTCGCTTTGCAGGGAGGGTTTCGTGGAGCAGAGAACTCACTAAAGAGGAAGCCAAGCCCTTCATTTCCCTTACCTTCATCGATGGCTCTGAGTGGATCAAAATATGA